A single window of Methylacidimicrobium sp. AP8 DNA harbors:
- the ruvA gene encoding Holliday junction branch migration protein RuvA has translation MIGYLRGRLIHSSPAKVCLEVQGVGFDLFISLLSYQKLPPPPAEVQLFTRLQVQEKGVELYGFVGEEERALFSLLVDHVPGIGPRTALSVLGATTPEELRGAVARGDQAWLSRIKGVGKKTAERLIVELRDRFPTVDGPLGASGGPPSEDPVRRDARLALIALGYREAEAEKAVGLARRKLPAAGVEELIREALRGSEGKAGR, from the coding sequence GTGATCGGGTATTTGCGAGGCCGGCTGATTCATTCCTCTCCCGCCAAGGTCTGCCTTGAGGTCCAGGGAGTCGGTTTCGATCTCTTCATCTCTTTGCTCTCGTATCAAAAGCTCCCGCCTCCGCCGGCCGAGGTGCAGCTTTTCACGCGGCTTCAGGTCCAGGAAAAAGGGGTGGAGCTCTACGGCTTCGTGGGCGAGGAGGAGCGGGCTCTCTTCAGCCTGCTTGTCGATCACGTTCCGGGCATCGGGCCGCGGACCGCTCTTTCGGTACTCGGCGCCACCACTCCGGAGGAGCTGCGCGGGGCGGTCGCCCGCGGCGACCAGGCGTGGCTTTCCCGGATCAAGGGTGTAGGAAAGAAGACGGCAGAGAGATTGATCGTGGAGCTGCGCGATCGCTTCCCCACGGTCGACGGGCCGCTCGGCGCGTCCGGGGGACCTCCAAGCGAGGATCCGGTCCGCAGAGATGCCCGTCTGGCCCTCATCGCCTTGGGCTACCGGGAGGCGGAAGCCGAGAAAGCGGTGGGCCTGGCGCGGCGGAAGCTACCGGCTGCGGGTGTCGAGGAACTCATTCGCGAGGCGCTGCGCGGATCGGAAGGGAAGGCGGGCCGGTGA
- the ruvC gene encoding crossover junction endodeoxyribonuclease RuvC codes for MGIDPSLRRTGYGVLELLPDGERLLDFGVIVVSSRKSELDCLREIHRAISRVLVEQKAEEIAIERVIYVQNHRTAIQLGAARGVALLAAGNAELPVFEYPPRRAKTAATGYGGSRKAQVAFMIRSLLGLRQNLPPDAADAVAVALAHAAARRRSLVTGSPL; via the coding sequence ATGGGGATCGATCCTTCCCTGCGACGGACGGGCTACGGCGTCCTCGAGCTGCTTCCCGACGGGGAGCGGCTGCTCGATTTCGGGGTGATTGTCGTCAGCTCCCGGAAGTCCGAGCTCGACTGCCTCCGGGAAATCCATCGGGCTATCAGCCGCGTTCTGGTGGAACAGAAGGCGGAGGAGATCGCGATCGAGAGGGTAATTTACGTCCAGAATCATCGAACCGCGATCCAGTTGGGAGCGGCTCGCGGTGTGGCCCTTCTTGCGGCGGGAAACGCCGAGCTGCCCGTCTTTGAATATCCCCCGCGCCGGGCCAAGACGGCGGCGACCGGCTACGGAGGAAGCCGCAAGGCGCAAGTGGCCTTCATGATCCGCAGCCTTCTTGGGTTGCGGCAGAACCTTCCTCCGGATGCCGCCGACGCCGTGGCCGTCGCCCTTGCGCATGCCGCGGCACGGAGGCGATCCCTGGTTACGGGGAGCCCCTTGTGA
- a CDS encoding SufS family cysteine desulfurase, translating to MRPAEELRTDFPALSQTAHGRPLAYLDNAATTQKPKAVLEAVRSFYERDCANVHRGLYALSVRATEAFESSRRRVADFIGAASPEEIIFTRGTTEAINLIAATAGRSLLQPGDGVLLTEMEHHANLVPWQRLVPSGIRLYFLSVEDDQGTIDWNRVDEMAKKHRIRMLAFTHVSNSLGKVNAAAEICSRARSLGLFTLVDAAQSVGHRHLSVREIGCDFLAFSGHKMCAPTGIGVLYGRRELLELLPPYQTGGEMIAEVRLDQSSWKDPPHRFEAGTPNIGGAIGLRAAIDYLQAVGLDAIERHTASLAAYAASGLAAIPGIRILGPPDRRAGIVSFVLDRVHAHDLVAFLDQEGLALRAGDHCNQPLLRKLGLAATARASFYLYNVREEVDRLVAGVETARRYFAG from the coding sequence ATGCGCCCGGCCGAAGAGCTCCGCACCGATTTCCCCGCCCTTTCCCAGACGGCGCATGGCCGTCCGCTGGCGTATCTTGATAACGCGGCGACAACCCAAAAACCCAAAGCGGTCCTCGAAGCCGTGCGCAGCTTTTATGAGCGGGATTGCGCCAATGTCCACCGCGGTCTCTATGCGCTGAGCGTCCGGGCGACCGAAGCATTCGAGTCGTCGCGGCGCCGCGTCGCGGATTTTATCGGAGCGGCTTCTCCCGAAGAGATCATCTTCACCCGGGGAACGACCGAGGCGATCAACCTGATTGCGGCGACGGCCGGCCGCTCCCTTCTCCAGCCCGGAGACGGGGTGCTCCTCACGGAGATGGAGCACCATGCCAACCTGGTTCCCTGGCAGAGGCTGGTCCCCTCGGGCATCCGCCTCTACTTTCTTTCCGTCGAGGACGACCAGGGAACGATCGATTGGAACCGGGTCGATGAGATGGCCAAAAAACACCGGATTCGGATGCTCGCCTTCACCCACGTTTCCAACTCCTTGGGCAAGGTCAACGCCGCCGCCGAGATCTGCAGCCGTGCGCGTTCGCTCGGGCTTTTCACCCTGGTCGACGCCGCGCAGAGCGTAGGCCACCGGCATTTGAGCGTCCGGGAGATCGGTTGCGACTTTCTCGCCTTTTCCGGCCACAAGATGTGCGCCCCCACCGGGATCGGCGTGCTCTACGGACGCCGGGAGCTCTTGGAGCTTCTTCCCCCTTACCAAACCGGCGGCGAGATGATCGCCGAGGTCCGGCTCGATCAGAGCAGCTGGAAGGATCCTCCCCACCGCTTCGAAGCCGGCACTCCCAACATCGGCGGGGCGATCGGTCTGCGCGCCGCCATCGACTACCTGCAGGCCGTCGGGCTCGACGCGATCGAAAGGCATACAGCTTCGCTGGCCGCCTACGCGGCCTCGGGGCTCGCTGCGATCCCCGGCATCCGGATTTTGGGGCCGCCGGACCGTCGGGCGGGGATCGTCAGCTTCGTCCTCGATCGGGTGCACGCACACGACCTTGTCGCCTTTCTCGACCAGGAAGGGTTGGCCTTGCGGGCTGGGGACCACTGCAACCAACCGCTCCTCCGGAAACTCGGGCTCGCCGCCACGGCCCGCGCAAGCTTCTACCTCTACAACGTCCGGGAGGAGGTCGACCGGCTGGTCGCGGGTGTGGAAACAGCGCGCCGCTACTTCGCGGGATAA
- the ruvB gene encoding Holliday junction branch migration DNA helicase RuvB has protein sequence MKRIQGTDIRGRPDERLEQALRPSSLDAFVGQPRLKERLTVLVEAARQRGEPLPHLLFSGPPGLGKTTLAHILAKEMGANLRLTSGPSLEKAADLAGLLSGLEPGDILFVDEIHRLSRAVEEYLYPAMEDFRIDIVIDQGPAARSVCLSLPRFSLFGATTRAGMLTAPLRGRFGLVNRVEYYTAEDLVRVVRRSARILGVETAESGAWEIARRSRGTPRLANNLIRWVRDYAAVRAEGEAISAAVVHDALEMLDIDADGLDEMDKKLLETIVYKFAGGPVGLNTLAVAVGEDPGTIEEVHEPYLILEGFLQRTPQGRVATQRAYRKLGVSRGEEKGEQSELF, from the coding sequence GTGAAAAGGATTCAGGGCACGGATATTCGCGGTCGTCCGGACGAGCGCCTGGAGCAGGCGTTGCGTCCTTCGTCGCTCGATGCCTTCGTGGGCCAGCCGCGCCTTAAGGAGCGGCTGACGGTTCTGGTGGAAGCGGCCCGGCAGAGAGGGGAACCGCTGCCCCATCTCCTCTTCAGCGGTCCGCCGGGACTGGGAAAGACCACCCTCGCGCATATTCTCGCCAAGGAAATGGGCGCGAATCTCCGGTTGACCTCGGGTCCGTCCTTGGAGAAGGCGGCCGATCTTGCCGGGCTGCTGAGCGGGCTCGAGCCGGGAGACATCCTCTTTGTGGACGAGATCCACCGCCTGAGCCGAGCGGTGGAGGAGTATCTCTATCCGGCGATGGAGGATTTTCGGATCGACATCGTCATCGACCAGGGGCCGGCTGCCCGCAGCGTCTGCCTGAGCCTGCCGCGGTTCAGCCTTTTCGGGGCGACGACGCGAGCGGGCATGTTGACCGCCCCGCTGCGCGGACGCTTCGGCCTGGTCAATCGCGTCGAGTATTACACAGCCGAAGATCTCGTGCGGGTGGTCCGACGCTCCGCGCGGATCCTGGGGGTGGAAACGGCGGAGTCGGGAGCTTGGGAAATCGCCCGGCGATCCCGCGGCACCCCTCGATTGGCCAACAACTTGATCCGTTGGGTCCGGGACTATGCGGCGGTACGGGCGGAAGGCGAAGCGATCTCCGCAGCCGTGGTGCACGATGCCCTGGAGATGCTCGACATCGATGCGGACGGCCTCGACGAGATGGACAAGAAGCTCTTGGAAACTATCGTCTACAAGTTCGCGGGGGGGCCGGTGGGGCTGAACACCCTCGCGGTGGCCGTGGGCGAAGACCCGGGAACGATCGAGGAGGTCCACGAGCCGTACCTGATTCTCGAAGGGTTTCTTCAGCGCACCCCGCAGGGGCGGGTGGCGACCCAGAGAGCCTATCGGAAGCTCGGGGTTTCCCGCGGGGAGGAGAAAGGAGAACAATCGGAGCTCTTTTGA
- a CDS encoding serine hydrolase, translating to MKARAAGAGLRRLCSLMVLLASAALLAGAAAQGRAGADELAFAAASAYSARHGGYALLVIERGKVRWEEDRGGTLWAGGRRIFSGTKGFWILAALRAVQEGIFSLDTPVSEIVTEWRSDPAKREITVRELLNFTSGLEPAFFLHTAQLPDRNTRALALPLLARPGQAFLYGPASLQVFHEFFRRCLLPRRETPTHFLETRVLHPMGLGRQRYLEDGSGNPLLATGFLLRPRQWAAIGEVLVHQGAPIVRPELMEEALRGSAVNPAFGMGFWNNRAAAWPAAREVNVEAMLSRPWRSQDWRNACLWRGGPPDLVAAIGSHGQRLYAIPSRGLIVVRQGFSDFFSDGDFLRLLLPGACGPRPVTAAGSDPPYSAWR from the coding sequence TTGAAAGCTCGGGCGGCAGGCGCCGGCCTGCGCCGGCTGTGCTCGCTGATGGTGCTCCTGGCGTCCGCGGCGCTGCTCGCCGGCGCTGCGGCCCAGGGGCGTGCAGGAGCGGATGAGCTCGCCTTCGCCGCGGCGTCCGCGTATTCCGCCCGGCACGGCGGCTACGCCCTGCTCGTCATCGAACGGGGTAAGGTCCGCTGGGAAGAAGACCGGGGAGGGACCCTGTGGGCCGGCGGACGGAGAATCTTCAGCGGCACCAAAGGGTTTTGGATTTTAGCGGCCCTGCGCGCTGTCCAAGAGGGTATTTTCTCCCTCGACACTCCGGTTTCGGAAATCGTGACGGAGTGGCGGAGCGATCCCGCCAAGAGGGAGATCACCGTCCGGGAGCTCTTGAACTTCACGAGCGGCCTGGAGCCTGCCTTTTTCCTGCATACCGCCCAGCTGCCGGATCGCAACACACGCGCACTTGCGCTGCCGCTTCTGGCCCGCCCGGGGCAGGCCTTCCTCTATGGCCCAGCCTCGCTCCAGGTCTTTCATGAGTTCTTTCGCCGGTGTCTGCTGCCGCGCCGGGAGACGCCGACCCATTTCCTGGAAACCCGCGTGCTGCATCCGATGGGGCTGGGCAGGCAGCGCTATCTGGAGGACGGCTCCGGGAACCCGCTCCTGGCCACCGGCTTTCTCCTGCGCCCTCGGCAATGGGCCGCCATCGGCGAAGTCCTCGTCCATCAGGGAGCCCCCATCGTCCGGCCGGAGCTAATGGAGGAAGCGTTGCGCGGCTCCGCCGTGAATCCCGCTTTCGGCATGGGCTTTTGGAACAATCGCGCCGCCGCTTGGCCCGCCGCCCGGGAGGTCAATGTGGAAGCGATGCTCTCCCGGCCGTGGCGCAGCCAGGACTGGCGGAACGCCTGCCTTTGGCGGGGCGGCCCGCCGGATCTTGTGGCGGCGATCGGTTCCCACGGCCAGCGGCTCTACGCGATCCCCTCGCGCGGCCTGATCGTCGTGCGCCAAGGGTTCAGCGATTTCTTTTCCGACGGCGATTTCCTCCGGCTCCTGCTTCCCGGCGCCTGCGGCCCTCGACCGGTCACCGCGGCGGGCTCCGACCCTCCTTATTCCGCGTGGCGGTAG
- a CDS encoding secondary thiamine-phosphate synthase enzyme YjbQ gives MKNFREELWFELPTRRAFINITRQVEECLRKSGIQEGLLLCNAMHITASVFINDDERGLHEDFERWLERLAPENPHSQYRHNVGEDNADAHLKRTIMGREVVVAVTRGKLDLGPWEQIFYGEFDGKRRKRVLVKIVGE, from the coding sequence ATGAAAAACTTTCGCGAGGAACTGTGGTTCGAGCTTCCGACGCGGCGAGCATTCATCAACATCACGAGGCAAGTCGAGGAGTGTCTCCGCAAGAGTGGCATCCAGGAGGGCCTTCTCCTCTGCAATGCGATGCATATCACCGCCAGCGTCTTCATCAACGATGACGAGCGTGGGCTTCACGAGGATTTCGAGCGGTGGCTGGAGCGGCTCGCTCCCGAGAACCCCCACTCCCAATACCGCCACAATGTCGGCGAGGACAACGCGGATGCCCATCTCAAGAGGACAATCATGGGGCGCGAGGTCGTCGTTGCTGTGACGAGGGGGAAGCTCGACCTGGGGCCGTGGGAACAGATCTTCTATGGCGAATTCGATGGGAAGCGGCGCAAGCGCGTGCTCGTGAAGATCGTGGGAGAGTGA
- a CDS encoding rhodanese-like domain-containing protein, protein MSAKPPAARFCWFWLALGVLLCGCSLVGPPPELSWERVLSAIHDRFPDVPTISTEQLAKVLERSRDGRPLLLDVRTVDEYEVSHLKGAIRVSPNERIGTVTRGLAKDQPIVVYDSVGFRAASFARRLQQEGFREAKYLDGGIFKWANEGRPLYRGDKVVAVVHPSDSYWGQLLKKERRSVSLFDLSGPVF, encoded by the coding sequence GTGAGCGCGAAACCTCCGGCGGCTCGCTTTTGCTGGTTTTGGCTCGCTTTAGGTGTGCTTTTGTGCGGATGCAGCCTGGTGGGCCCGCCGCCGGAGCTTTCTTGGGAGCGGGTCTTGTCGGCGATCCACGACCGGTTCCCCGACGTTCCGACGATCTCGACCGAGCAACTGGCCAAAGTGCTGGAGAGATCTCGCGATGGGCGCCCGCTGCTCTTGGACGTGAGGACCGTCGATGAATATGAGGTAAGCCACCTCAAGGGTGCGATTCGTGTCTCTCCCAACGAGCGGATCGGAACCGTCACCCGTGGCTTGGCGAAGGACCAGCCGATCGTGGTTTACGACTCCGTCGGCTTTCGGGCCGCTTCCTTTGCTCGGCGCCTCCAGCAAGAGGGCTTCCGGGAAGCCAAGTATTTGGACGGCGGGATCTTCAAATGGGCCAACGAAGGGCGCCCTCTCTACCGCGGGGACAAGGTGGTCGCCGTCGTGCATCCTTCCGACTCCTATTGGGGTCAGCTTCTTAAGAAGGAGCGCCGTTCGGTCTCCCTCTTCGATTTGAGCGGTCCGGTCTTTTGA
- a CDS encoding bestrophin family protein, protein MKRSSKRHRSVSTVWRSFSPVARPVLLILVISLLATLIDLPAHLLRAISIPDQPLALMGALIGVVLAFRTNLAYARWWEARTLWGNLLNASRTWLRQVVSFVGPPPCPEEEKSRRRLIQGQLAFVHAVSAELRGKDALPETLRFLPTTETVELAQEGSKVSSRLLMLLGREVANLRRRQAISEQQMRAFDNTLTTMTDAMGGCERIRSTPFPREYDGYLHALTYAYCLLLPIAIADETGPLSMITAPLVGLVLFMLNQIGRNLENPFDHSAASIPVVSLARKLEGEFPQEWGSAPTRQKTMAASSENRFS, encoded by the coding sequence ATGAAGAGATCTTCGAAGAGACACCGCTCCGTCTCGACGGTTTGGCGCTCCTTTTCGCCCGTCGCCCGGCCGGTCTTGCTTATCCTGGTGATCTCCCTTCTCGCCACTCTCATCGACCTACCCGCTCATCTCTTGCGCGCCATCTCCATTCCGGATCAACCCCTGGCTCTGATGGGCGCTTTGATCGGGGTCGTCTTAGCTTTCCGGACCAATCTCGCCTACGCCCGGTGGTGGGAAGCGCGCACTCTCTGGGGCAATCTCCTCAACGCCTCCCGAACCTGGCTTCGCCAGGTTGTGAGCTTCGTAGGCCCTCCGCCGTGCCCGGAAGAGGAGAAAAGCCGCCGAAGGCTCATTCAAGGCCAGCTAGCTTTCGTCCACGCGGTGAGCGCCGAGTTGCGCGGGAAAGACGCACTGCCGGAAACCCTCCGCTTTCTCCCTACGACGGAAACCGTCGAGCTCGCGCAGGAAGGGTCGAAAGTGAGCAGCAGGCTTCTGATGCTCCTGGGCCGCGAGGTGGCCAATCTCCGCCGCCGGCAAGCGATTTCCGAACAGCAGATGCGGGCGTTCGACAACACCCTGACCACCATGACCGATGCCATGGGGGGCTGCGAACGGATCCGCAGCACTCCCTTCCCTCGGGAATACGACGGCTACCTTCACGCGCTCACCTACGCGTACTGCCTGCTCCTTCCGATCGCAATCGCCGATGAAACCGGTCCGCTTTCCATGATCACAGCTCCTTTGGTCGGCTTGGTGCTGTTCATGCTGAACCAGATCGGCCGCAACCTGGAAAACCCTTTCGATCATAGCGCCGCCTCGATTCCCGTCGTCTCTCTAGCCCGCAAGCTTGAAGGAGAGTTCCCGCAGGAATGGGGAAGTGCGCCGACCCGTCAAAAGACGATGGCGGCCTCTTCCGAGAACCGTTTTTCCTAG
- a CDS encoding MFS transporter — MSAGGGRCPPRSDSAVFRLILLFGAVSLFADMTYEGARSILGPFLGGLGADGAAVGLVAGMGELAGYGLRFFSGVLADRTRSFWRLTFLGYGVNLLAVPVLGFVSSWPIAAFLVVAERVGKAIRTPARDVLLAVATRDFGRGRGFGIHEAMDQVGAVLGPVLVSLVLAYRGGYRLSFLLLALPAFLSFVALGSARSTYHRWVRSREVTGGSPDEAGCGSQPLPPAFWSYLAAVGCVAAGYADFALVAFHAAKTGGIAPQGVPLLYALGMGIDAAAALLAGRLFDRKGFETLGWLVFLGSLAAPLLFLGRGMTLLLAGALFWGIGMGVQESVIRAAVAELVPHGRQGTGYGMFNLVYGFAWFGGSFLMGLLYDRSPILLVAFSCGAQLLSLPLLAKTQRRFAGGRIPLGDAGRKEDLPGRSP; from the coding sequence ATGAGCGCTGGAGGTGGCCGGTGTCCTCCCCGTTCGGATAGTGCCGTTTTCCGGCTGATCCTGCTTTTCGGCGCCGTCAGCCTCTTCGCCGACATGACCTATGAGGGGGCGCGGTCGATTCTCGGCCCCTTTCTGGGCGGCTTGGGAGCCGACGGAGCCGCGGTGGGCTTGGTCGCCGGGATGGGCGAGCTCGCCGGCTACGGACTCCGGTTCTTTTCCGGGGTGTTGGCCGACCGAACGCGTTCCTTTTGGCGGCTGACCTTTTTGGGCTATGGGGTCAATCTGCTGGCCGTGCCTGTCTTGGGCTTCGTATCCTCCTGGCCGATAGCAGCATTCCTGGTCGTCGCCGAGCGTGTCGGAAAGGCGATCCGAACGCCCGCGCGGGACGTCCTGCTCGCCGTCGCCACTCGGGATTTCGGGCGTGGTCGGGGTTTCGGCATCCACGAGGCAATGGACCAGGTGGGCGCCGTCCTCGGTCCGGTGCTGGTGTCCCTGGTTTTGGCGTACCGGGGAGGCTATCGGCTCAGCTTCCTTCTGCTCGCCCTGCCCGCGTTCCTTTCATTCGTGGCCCTAGGATCGGCCCGAAGCACCTACCATAGGTGGGTGCGGTCGCGGGAGGTGACCGGCGGCTCGCCGGATGAGGCCGGCTGCGGCTCGCAGCCCCTGCCGCCCGCATTTTGGAGCTATCTGGCCGCGGTGGGCTGCGTTGCGGCGGGCTATGCCGACTTCGCGCTGGTCGCCTTTCATGCGGCCAAAACTGGAGGGATCGCCCCGCAGGGAGTGCCCTTGCTTTACGCTTTGGGGATGGGAATCGATGCGGCCGCAGCGCTTCTGGCCGGCAGGCTCTTCGACCGCAAGGGGTTCGAGACGCTGGGATGGCTGGTGTTCCTTGGATCTCTGGCGGCTCCGTTGCTTTTTTTGGGCCGCGGCATGACGCTCCTCTTGGCCGGTGCTCTTTTTTGGGGAATCGGGATGGGTGTCCAGGAATCGGTGATCCGGGCGGCCGTAGCGGAGCTGGTGCCGCACGGCCGTCAGGGCACCGGATACGGGATGTTCAACCTGGTTTACGGTTTTGCTTGGTTTGGCGGGAGCTTCCTGATGGGCCTTCTTTACGATCGCTCGCCGATCCTGCTGGTCGCCTTCTCTTGCGGAGCGCAGCTTCTTTCTTTGCCTCTCTTGGCGAAGACCCAGCGGCGGTTCGCCGGGGGCCGGATTCCTCTCGGCGACGCTGGTAGAAAAGAGGATCTTCCGGGAAGGAGTCCTTGA
- a CDS encoding APC family permease: MDRIPLRTAVFLVIGNMVGTGVFTSLGYQLEHLHTGFSITLLWLLGGIATLCGALAYGELSAAIPRSGGEYRLLRRIYHPSVGFLAAFLSSTVGFAAPIALASMAFGAYASAVFPGASPGWLAWTVATLLTVLQLTRVEVRARFQEAATGLKVLLILLLSASGFLFASGQPVSFAPTPSALHELVEAPFAASLVYVMYSYSGWNASVYIAEEVRNPQRTVPLSLAIGSAIVTGLYVALNASFLHAAPIAQMRGILEVGMIAGRQIFGEAGGRIVAGTIALGLLSSIAAMTWMGPRVTMAVGEDYPALRWLSRRNREGAPSRALLFQYGVVVLLLATGTFAQILTYIQFTLTLSWFATVLGVFILRWREPALPRPYRAWGYPWTPLVFLAVCLWMLWDLLRVMPRESLAGLATLLLGLPIYALVRQPCPPPSRPTTSS; the protein is encoded by the coding sequence ATGGACCGCATTCCCCTCCGCACCGCCGTCTTTCTGGTCATCGGCAATATGGTCGGAACCGGCGTCTTCACCAGCCTCGGGTATCAATTGGAGCATCTCCACACCGGCTTCTCCATCACCCTTCTCTGGCTTTTGGGCGGTATCGCCACCCTGTGCGGGGCTTTGGCCTACGGTGAACTCTCCGCGGCCATTCCGCGGAGCGGAGGAGAATATAGGCTCCTGCGTCGCATCTATCACCCCTCGGTCGGCTTTCTCGCCGCCTTCCTCTCGTCGACGGTGGGCTTTGCCGCGCCGATCGCCTTGGCCTCCATGGCATTCGGCGCCTACGCCTCCGCCGTTTTCCCCGGTGCCTCTCCCGGCTGGCTCGCTTGGACGGTGGCTACCTTGCTGACCGTGCTGCAACTCACCCGCGTGGAGGTTCGCGCCCGCTTCCAGGAAGCCGCTACCGGGCTCAAGGTTCTCCTAATCCTCCTGCTGTCTGCCTCGGGCTTCTTGTTCGCGAGCGGCCAGCCGGTCTCTTTCGCCCCCACTCCGTCCGCCCTGCACGAATTGGTGGAAGCTCCTTTTGCGGCGAGCCTCGTCTACGTCATGTACTCGTATTCCGGCTGGAACGCCTCGGTCTACATCGCCGAGGAGGTCCGAAACCCGCAGCGGACCGTCCCGCTTTCGCTGGCGATCGGTTCGGCGATCGTGACCGGCCTTTACGTCGCCCTCAACGCTTCCTTCCTTCATGCGGCTCCAATCGCCCAGATGCGGGGAATCCTCGAAGTGGGTATGATCGCGGGGCGTCAGATCTTTGGGGAGGCCGGCGGGCGGATCGTCGCCGGGACCATCGCCCTCGGCCTCCTCTCCTCGATCGCGGCCATGACTTGGATGGGGCCGCGCGTCACGATGGCCGTTGGAGAGGACTATCCCGCGCTGCGCTGGCTCTCCCGGCGCAATCGGGAGGGGGCTCCCTCGCGCGCCCTTCTTTTTCAATACGGGGTTGTCGTGCTCCTCCTGGCAACAGGGACATTTGCGCAAATTTTGACCTACATCCAATTCACGCTCACCCTCTCGTGGTTTGCCACCGTTCTCGGTGTTTTCATCCTCCGGTGGAGAGAACCCGCCTTGCCCCGGCCCTACCGGGCCTGGGGTTATCCATGGACGCCGTTGGTCTTCCTTGCCGTCTGCCTCTGGATGCTCTGGGATCTGCTCCGGGTGATGCCCCGGGAATCCCTCGCCGGCCTTGCCACCCTGCTGCTCGGGCTGCCTATCTACGCCCTGGTCCGGCAGCCGTGCCCTCCTCCGAGCCGCCCCACGACCTCGTCATGA
- a CDS encoding iron-sulfur cluster assembly accessory protein → MQGAASIRYTIGSEKLCRITSEAARHLWRLLQEAGKPGGALRIAVVGGGCSGLQYQMELVDRLREKDILIEAGEVRLVIDPKSALFIAGSVLDYSDDLQNRGFVVRNPRASSHCSCGKSFAV, encoded by the coding sequence ATGCAAGGAGCGGCATCGATACGTTACACGATCGGCAGCGAGAAGCTCTGCCGGATTACAAGCGAGGCGGCGCGGCATCTCTGGCGGCTTCTGCAGGAAGCCGGCAAGCCGGGCGGGGCGCTGCGCATCGCCGTGGTGGGCGGCGGCTGCTCCGGGCTCCAATACCAGATGGAGCTGGTCGATAGGCTCCGGGAGAAGGATATCCTGATCGAAGCGGGTGAGGTCCGGCTGGTGATCGATCCGAAGAGCGCGCTCTTTATTGCCGGCTCGGTCTTGGACTATTCGGATGACCTGCAGAACCGCGGCTTCGTCGTGAGGAATCCGAGGGCGTCGTCCCACTGCTCTTGCGGGAAGAGCTTTGCCGTGTAA
- a CDS encoding 5'-3' exonuclease H3TH domain-containing protein, with protein MRLLLVDGSYYAYRSFYAMPPLQTSSGRPTNALYGLTIVLRRMLADLRPTHAGWAVDDGLCADRLALCPEYKANRPAVPEALSVQLDQVEELMAALGIPVLRVAGEEADDVMASYTAAARREGEVVLATNDKDLLALVSPRVSIYQSSGKKFHLLGEQEITEKWGVPPAQIPDLLALIGDSVDNIAGIPGVGRVTAARWLRLYGSLESLLREAPRASSARLRRLSGPERERILRNRKMVELRTDLPLPLPLEALAIRPDPAKQAELFRRWEFRKLAKEAEEVAAKARSQSEFFF; from the coding sequence ATGCGCCTGCTTCTTGTCGACGGAAGCTACTACGCCTATCGATCCTTTTATGCGATGCCGCCCTTGCAGACAAGCTCGGGGCGGCCGACGAACGCCCTTTACGGCCTTACCATAGTGCTTCGGCGGATGCTTGCCGACCTGCGGCCGACGCACGCCGGTTGGGCGGTGGATGACGGTCTCTGTGCCGACCGGTTGGCCCTCTGCCCGGAATACAAGGCGAATCGGCCGGCGGTGCCCGAGGCGCTATCGGTCCAGCTCGACCAGGTCGAGGAGCTGATGGCCGCCCTGGGAATCCCCGTGCTGCGGGTCGCCGGGGAGGAAGCGGACGACGTGATGGCCAGCTACACCGCCGCCGCGCGGCGGGAGGGAGAAGTGGTTCTGGCCACCAACGACAAGGATCTCCTCGCGTTGGTTTCGCCTCGCGTCTCGATCTACCAGAGCAGCGGGAAGAAGTTCCATCTCCTGGGGGAACAGGAAATCACCGAAAAATGGGGAGTTCCTCCGGCGCAGATTCCCGATCTGCTCGCCTTGATCGGCGACTCGGTGGACAACATCGCCGGGATCCCGGGTGTGGGCAGGGTCACGGCGGCCCGCTGGCTCCGCCTCTACGGCTCCTTGGAGTCGCTTCTCCGGGAAGCTCCGCGGGCGAGCAGCGCGAGGTTGCGCCGGCTTTCTGGTCCCGAACGGGAGCGGATTCTCCGCAACCGCAAAATGGTCGAGCTCCGAACGGACCTGCCGCTTCCGCTCCCTCTGGAAGCATTGGCGATTCGACCCGATCCGGCCAAGCAGGCCGAGCTCTTCCGCCGGTGGGAATTTCGAAAGTTGGCGAAGGAAGCAGAAGAGGTGGCGGCCAAAGCGCGGAGCCAGTCTGAGTTCTTTTTCTGA